CTGCAGGCTTCTATGGCATAGCCGTGGCCGCCATCGGGATGCTCTCCATCGCGGGTATGACTGTATCTGTGGACGCCTACGGGCCGATATCCGATAATGCTGGCGGCATCGCGGAGATGGCGCATATGCCCGCCGAGGTCAGGAAGATCACTGATTCTCTCGATGCCGCAGGCAATACCACGGCCGCCATAGCAAAAGGGTTCGCCATCGGTTCGGCGGCGTTGACGGCGTTGGCGCTGTTCTTCGCGTATATTCAAGCTGCGAATCTTTCCGTGATGGACCTTCTCAACGCTAAGGTGGTGGCGGGCATCTTCATCGGGGCAATGGTCCCGTACATCTTCGCAGCAGGGGCCATGGAGGCCGTGGGGCGCACCGCTTTCAAGGTGGTCGAGGAGGTACGCAGGCAATTCAAAGAGATTCCTGGCCTCATGGAGGGCAAGGCGCGCGCCGATTACGCGAGGTGTGTGGACATAACGACTGCCGGCGCGCTTCGTGAGATGGTCGTGCCGGGCCTCCTCGCGGTCGCGATACCTCTTGCTGTGGGGATAATCCTCGGGGTTGACACGCTTGGCGGGCTTCTTGCAGGGGCCCTCGCGACTGGCGTGCCGATGGCCATCCAGCTGGCGAACGCCGGGGGTGCCTGGGACAACGCAAAGAAACACATCGAAGCAGGGAACCTCGGGGGCAAGGGAACGCCGGTCCATGCGGCGGCGGTGATCGGCGACACTGTCGGCGACCCCTTCAAAGACACTGCGGCGCCAGCCATGAACATCCTTCTCAAGCTCATGACGGTGGTGGCCCTCGTTTTCGCGCCGCTTATCATCAAGTTGAACGCGCTTCTCATGGGCTTGTTTAGCTGAACGAGCGCGTGCGTGTTGGGTGCGCGTGCGTCGCGGCTGTAGCGCAGGGCTAGACGCACAGGGCGGCGGCACAGGGCAGCGGCAGCGCGCCGGACGGTCACCGTGACGGCGCGGTGGCGACCGGCGAAGGTCGTCCAGAGGTCACGGTCGTCATGCGGCCTGGCAACGCCGGATGAGATGACAGGATCCAAGGACCAGAGAGTCTGCTGAAGAAGTGCATGGGTGCCATGCACTTCTTCAGCAAGTTCCCCTCAAACCGCAGAGGAAGGAGAATGCGAGGCGAATGATGGATCGGCAAGAGGCACTCGACTTGGTGAAGGAGCACGTCAAGACCAGGAACCTCATCAAACACATGCTTGCAACGGAGGCCGTCATGAAGGCCTTGGCCGAGCGGTTGGGTGAGGACCAGGACAAGTGGGCGCTCGCGGGGCTCCTCCATGATATCGACTACGACGAGACAGCTCATGACCCCAATAGGCACAGCCTTGTTGGTGGCGAAATGCTTGAGAAGCTGGGTCTGCCGGATGATGTGGTGCACGCCGTGAAGGCTCACAACGAGGCCCACGGGCTGCCGCGGGAAACGCGGTTGGACAAGGCCCTTTACGCGGTTGATCCGCTCACGGGGCTCCTGGTAGCTGCGGCGCTCATCCACCCCTCCAAGAAGCTTTCCGCAATCGACGTGGGTTTCGTGATGAACAGGTTCAAGGAATCATCGTTCGCCCGCGGTGCCAACAGGGACCAGATGAAAAGCTGTTCCGAGCTGGGTCTATCGCTTGAGGAGTTCATCGAGATAGGCCTCCGCGCAATGCAAGGAATCGCGGGGGAACTCGGCCTTTAGTTGCGGGCGCGGGCGCGGGCTGTGCATGGGCTTCGGCGCACCCGCGGGTC
The sequence above is drawn from the Bacillota bacterium genome and encodes:
- a CDS encoding HDIG domain-containing protein, which gives rise to MDRQEALDLVKEHVKTRNLIKHMLATEAVMKALAERLGEDQDKWALAGLLHDIDYDETAHDPNRHSLVGGEMLEKLGLPDDVVHAVKAHNEAHGLPRETRLDKALYAVDPLTGLLVAAALIHPSKKLSAIDVGFVMNRFKESSFARGANRDQMKSCSELGLSLEEFIEIGLRAMQGIAGELGL